One region of Trinickia violacea genomic DNA includes:
- a CDS encoding extracellular solute-binding protein: MIRKLVTAAALVAGALSAAPAFAQGNTVNVLYAGSLVNLMERSVGPAFEKETGLQFRGYAAGSNKIANEIKGKLRRGDVFISASPKVNTSLMGAANGDHVSWYVNFAESPLMIGYNPKSKFAADFKTKRWDQVLQEPGIRIGRTDPKLDPKGAFTVEMVTKAADLYRQPDLVQKTLGDTENPAQVLPEETLVGRLQSGQLDAGFFYSTETSDLKIPAIRPAPELQAKASYTLTILNDAQNTAGAARFVNFLLSAKGRALLAEHGVDVVKPAVAGSTEAIPSSVQAMIDAAR; encoded by the coding sequence ATGATTCGCAAGTTGGTGACCGCCGCCGCGCTCGTCGCCGGCGCCCTGTCAGCCGCGCCCGCATTCGCACAAGGGAACACCGTGAACGTGTTGTACGCCGGGTCGCTCGTCAACCTGATGGAGCGCAGCGTCGGCCCCGCCTTCGAAAAGGAAACGGGCCTGCAATTCCGCGGCTACGCGGCTGGGTCGAACAAGATCGCCAACGAGATCAAAGGCAAGCTGCGTCGCGGCGACGTCTTCATCAGCGCGAGCCCGAAGGTCAATACCAGCCTGATGGGCGCGGCCAACGGCGATCACGTGAGCTGGTACGTCAACTTCGCCGAGTCGCCGCTCATGATCGGCTACAACCCGAAGAGCAAGTTCGCCGCGGACTTCAAGACCAAGCGCTGGGATCAGGTCCTGCAGGAGCCGGGCATCCGCATTGGCCGCACCGATCCGAAGCTCGATCCGAAGGGCGCGTTCACGGTCGAGATGGTGACCAAGGCCGCCGATCTGTATCGTCAGCCCGACCTCGTGCAGAAGACGCTCGGCGATACGGAAAACCCGGCGCAGGTCTTGCCCGAGGAGACGCTCGTCGGGCGCCTGCAGTCGGGGCAGCTCGACGCGGGCTTCTTCTACTCGACCGAGACCTCGGATCTGAAGATTCCGGCGATCCGTCCGGCGCCTGAACTGCAAGCGAAGGCGAGCTACACGCTGACGATTCTCAACGACGCGCAAAACACGGCTGGCGCCGCGCGTTTCGTCAATTTCCTGTTGAGCGCGAAGGGCCGCGCGTTGCTTGCGGAGCATGGCGTCGATGTCGTCAAGCCGGCCGTGGCCGGCAGCACGGAGGCGATTCCGTCGTCCGTGCAAGCCATGATCGACGCGGCGCGCTAA